A region of candidate division WOR-3 bacterium DNA encodes the following proteins:
- the deoC gene encoding deoxyribose-phosphate aldolase: MEIRKYIEATLLRPEKTWKEYKEFIEKSIEIGVFGVCVPPTRVIQAKEILKNTNLKLISVCDFPFGYGNSDIKKRETEKLIEKGCDEVDMVMNIQKFKDGNYEDVRKEIEEVVKVASGKPIKVIIECGLLTPEEISLATKIVCESGANFVKTSTGFLSRGVKLSDIRIIKKSLKNDVRIKASGGIRTYGFAKILIEMGVERIGTSDPFNIIKEGKE, encoded by the coding sequence ATGGAAATCAGAAAGTATATTGAAGCAACTCTTCTAAGACCTGAAAAAACATGGAAAGAATACAAAGAGTTTATTGAAAAATCTATTGAAATTGGAGTGTTTGGAGTTTGTGTGCCTCCCACAAGGGTTATTCAGGCAAAGGAAATTTTGAAAAATACCAATTTAAAGTTAATCTCAGTATGTGATTTTCCCTTTGGGTATGGAAATAGTGATATAAAAAAAAGGGAAACAGAAAAACTTATTGAAAAAGGATGTGATGAGGTTGATATGGTAATGAATATACAGAAGTTCAAGGATGGGAATTACGAAGATGTAAGAAAGGAAATAGAAGAGGTAGTAAAGGTTGCATCAGGTAAACCTATAAAAGTTATTATAGAGTGTGGTCTTTTAACGCCAGAGGAAATTTCACTTGCAACAAAAATTGTCTGTGAATCAGGTGCAAATTTTGTTAAAACTTCAACAGGTTTTCTTTCAAGAGGTGTAAAACTTTCTGATATAAGAATAATTAAAAAATCTTTAAAAAATGATGTAAGGATAAAGGCATCAGGAGGAATAAGAACTTATGGATTTGCAAAAATTTTAATAGAAATGGGTGTTGAGAGAATCGGAACATCAGATCCCTTTAATATTATAAAGGAGGGAAAAGAATGA
- the ligA gene encoding NAD-dependent DNA ligase LigA — translation MNKEEIKKRILELRKEINYHNYRYYVLNDPVISDEEYDKLFRELLELEEKYPEFQSPDSPTRRIGEKPQEEFKPFNHKESMFSLQDARNEEELLEFDERIKRFLNLPMDKDIEYMAELKIDGLSLEIVYEKGVFKASGTRGDGSVGEDVTLNVKTIKEVPLYLIENEDFRIPDRIDVRGEVYMLIEDFKKLNDENLKKGEKTFANPRNAASGSLRQLDPKITAQRKLKFFAWGVGYYEGIKFETQEEVLNALKKFGLPVNPLIKKCKNIKEVIDYYNRMKDERDNLPYEIDGIVVKVNSIRMQEELGFTIRSPRWAIAGKFPAKEVTTRIKEVIFQVGRTGIITPVAVFDPTPVGGVVVQRATLHNFDEIKRMDVRIGDYVFLRRAGDVIPEVVKVVKERRTGEEREIVPPDKCPVCKGSVMKEGAYLKCISIDCPEKLKGSLKHFVSKKAMDIEGIGTKLIDQLVERKMVKSIADIYYLKYSDWIRLERMADKSVKNIMEAIEKSKKTTLERFIYALGIPLIGERGGKLLARRFGSIERLKNAKYVELRSIPEIGPEMAESIVSFFRNEKNIETINKLLNAGITFEEKKLKKGFFSGKTVVFTGTLKNFTREEASKLVEEQGGRVSNTVSRSTDFVIVGEEPGSKYRKALEYKIPILNEEQFIDKLKESYE, via the coding sequence ATGAATAAGGAGGAAATTAAAAAAAGAATATTAGAATTAAGAAAAGAAATTAATTATCATAATTACAGGTATTATGTTTTAAATGATCCTGTTATTTCTGATGAAGAATATGATAAATTATTCAGGGAACTTTTAGAATTGGAAGAGAAATACCCTGAGTTTCAATCACCTGATTCACCAACGAGACGTATAGGTGAAAAGCCACAGGAGGAATTCAAACCTTTTAATCATAAAGAATCAATGTTTTCCCTTCAGGATGCGAGAAATGAGGAGGAACTACTTGAATTTGATGAAAGGATAAAGAGGTTTTTGAACTTACCTATGGATAAGGATATAGAATATATGGCAGAACTAAAAATTGACGGGCTCTCCTTGGAAATTGTTTATGAAAAAGGTGTATTTAAAGCTTCCGGGACAAGAGGAGATGGTTCAGTTGGGGAGGATGTTACTTTGAATGTAAAAACAATAAAAGAAGTTCCTCTATATTTAATTGAAAATGAAGACTTTAGAATTCCTGACAGAATAGATGTAAGAGGTGAAGTTTATATGCTTATAGAAGATTTTAAAAAATTAAATGATGAAAATCTAAAAAAGGGAGAAAAAACTTTTGCAAATCCAAGGAATGCTGCTTCGGGTTCATTGAGACAGCTTGACCCCAAAATAACAGCCCAGAGAAAACTTAAATTTTTTGCCTGGGGAGTAGGTTATTATGAAGGAATAAAGTTTGAGACACAGGAGGAGGTATTAAATGCTCTTAAAAAATTTGGTCTCCCAGTAAATCCCTTAATTAAGAAGTGTAAAAATATCAAGGAAGTAATTGATTACTATAACAGAATGAAGGATGAAAGGGACAATTTACCCTATGAGATTGATGGAATTGTTGTAAAGGTAAATTCTATAAGAATGCAGGAGGAACTTGGTTTTACAATAAGGTCACCGAGGTGGGCAATTGCTGGGAAGTTTCCTGCGAAGGAAGTTACAACAAGAATAAAGGAGGTTATATTCCAGGTGGGGAGAACGGGAATAATAACACCAGTTGCTGTATTTGATCCCACACCGGTTGGGGGAGTTGTGGTTCAGAGGGCAACTCTTCATAATTTTGATGAAATAAAAAGAATGGATGTTAGAATTGGTGATTATGTTTTTTTGAGAAGAGCAGGTGATGTAATTCCCGAAGTTGTGAAAGTTGTAAAGGAAAGAAGGACAGGTGAGGAAAGGGAAATAGTGCCACCTGATAAATGTCCTGTTTGTAAGGGTAGTGTTATGAAGGAAGGTGCCTATTTAAAATGTATTTCAATTGATTGTCCCGAAAAATTGAAAGGTTCTCTTAAACATTTTGTAAGTAAGAAAGCAATGGATATAGAAGGCATAGGAACAAAACTCATAGATCAGCTGGTTGAAAGAAAAATGGTTAAAAGTATTGCCGATATTTATTATCTCAAATACAGTGACTGGATTAGGTTGGAGAGAATGGCTGATAAGTCAGTAAAGAATATAATGGAAGCTATCGAGAAGAGTAAAAAAACAACTCTTGAGAGGTTCATTTATGCTCTTGGAATACCTTTGATTGGTGAAAGGGGTGGTAAGCTTCTTGCAAGAAGATTTGGTTCAATTGAAAGATTGAAAAATGCAAAATATGTTGAACTTAGAAGCATACCTGAAATAGGACCTGAAATGGCAGAATCAATTGTTTCTTTTTTCAGGAATGAGAAAAATATTGAAACTATAAATAAATTACTTAATGCAGGAATAACCTTTGAGGAAAAGAAATTAAAGAAGGGGTTTTTTAGTGGAAAAACAGTTGTATTTACTGGGACACTCAAGAATTTTACAAGGGAGGAGGCGTCAAAACTTGTGGAAGAACAGGGTGGAAGGGTTTCAAATACTGTTTCAAGGAGCACGGACTTTGTGATTGTTGGGGAAGAACCAGGTTCAAAATACAGAAAAGCTCTTGAATATAAGATTCCTATACTTAATGAGGAGCAATTTATAGATAAGTTAAAGGAATCATATGAATGA